From a region of the Dictyostelium discoideum AX4 chromosome 2 chromosome, whole genome shotgun sequence genome:
- the pakB gene encoding PAKA subfamily protein kinase, producing MEQSKRVSMMREKFEAQSNEAESSPPPNRKPPPPNKRVQTNGTSSLNSSGSSFVSPSPSPSPSPQQPVKRPLPSPGVNKQAPPALPTQPRPQQQQPEIPVRPTTPTRTPPNLINSNGTSGGSGFSSSSGNSGYSSSNNNNSNSNSSINMNGNHSNGLNGGSSNPVPMRKVSSPINIANGTTPPPPPQPTPSQQPQQSPSSASHNNTQHNIPSPPPLPNNKPKKLAPTAVPAGLGSIIGGPKTPAISPGSTSPSLGSSNGNIPISTTSTPITPTPPISVPLATSPNNSHKDSISNSNSNNNNNNNNNNNNNSSNATTSPPSPPVSNVGNKQDEEKKGFLSIFTNKKKNKDKKKEFSVGSPFNVKHNIHVNYHSVTGFEGLPKEWEVILQSSGITREDVVEHSEVVIDVLDFHMQQQQQQAQQEQQALMQKQMQQSGIPAHMLNNPKPPTIPIRDANKQPHNQLQPTPHQPPQHHHQQQPPQQHHHQQQQQQHNNNNNNNNNNNNNNNNQQSAQQQSAGILSQQQEQQLEEMMCGGAYDDEQYDLNNQPLPDETNVSLYDLVSQEDPTKLFGEGSTKIGEGAAGEVFVVTQLKTNNKVAIKKMPLNQQNMKLIVTEIGIMKSCRHQNIIDYIDSYLVGDSLWVAMEFMGGGCLTEILEQFNSVKLVEAQIAYVCAETLKGLAYIHSQHRIHRDIKSDNILLGSDGSVKLADFGYAAQLTKSKQKRVTIVGTPYWMAPELIRGQNYDRKVDIWSLGIMAMEMAESEPPYMSFPPLRALFLITTKGIPDLKDQNKWSDDFKDFVKKCLDKDVENRPEAKVLLNHPFLKTACNSNGLVPAIMEAKKAKEAHSKFSIH from the exons atgGAGCAATCAAAAAGAGTTTCCATGATGAGGGAAAAGTTTGAAGCACAATCAAATGAAGCAGAATCATCGCCCCCACCAAATAgaaaaccaccaccaccaaataaAAGGGTACAAACCAATGGTACCAgttcattaaattcatcagGAAGTTCATTTgtatcaccatcaccatcaccatcaccatcaccacaacaaccagtCAAAAGACCATTACCATCACCAGGTGTAAATAAACAAGCCCCACCAGCATTACCAACACAACCAagaccacaacaacaacaaccagaAATACCAGTTagaccaacaacaccaactcGTACAccaccaaatttaataaatagcAATGGAAcaagtggtggtagtgggtTTAGCAGCAGCAGTGGAAATAGTGGatatagtagtagtaataataataatagcaatagcaatagttCAATAAATATGAATGGAAATCATTCAAATGGATTAAATGGTGGAAGTTCAAATCCAGTACCAATGAGAAAAGTTAGTTCACCAATAAATATAGCAAATGgtacaacaccaccaccaccaccacaaccaacaccatcacaacaaccacaacaatcaccatcatcagcTTCACATAATAATACACAACACAAtataccatcaccaccaccattaccaaataataaaccaaagaAATTAGCACCAACAGCTGTCCCAGCAGGACTTGGCAGTATCATTGGTGGTCCAAAAACTCCAGCTATCAGTCCTGGATCAACCTCACCATCACTTGGTTCATCAAATGGTAACATACCAATTTCAACTACATCCACACCAATTACACCAACCCCACCAATTTCTGTTCCATTAGCAACCTCACCAAATAATTCACATAAAGATAGTAtttcaaatagtaatagtaataataataataataataataataataataataataatagttcaaaTGCAACTACATCACCACCATCCCCACCTGTTAGCAACGTTGGTAATAAACAAGATGAAGAGAAAAAAGGATTTCTATCAATTTTCACTAAtaagaaaaagaacaaagaTA aaaagaaagaattttCAGTTGGATCACCATTTAATGTTAAACATAATATTCATGTAAATTATCATAGTGTTACTGGTTTTGAAGGTTTACCAAAAGAATGGGAAGTTATATTACAATCATCTGGTATTACCAGAGAGGATGTTGTTGAACATTCAGAGGTAGTTATTGATGTTTTAGATTTCCAtatgcaacaacaacaacaacaagctcaacaagaacaacaagcaTTAATGCAAAAACAAATGCAACAATCTGGTATACCTGCACATATGTTAAATAATCCAAAACCACCAACTATACCAATTCGTGATGCAAATAAACAACCACATAATCAACTTCAACCAACTCCAcatcaaccaccacaacaccaccatcaacaacaaccaccacaacaacatcatcatcaacaacaacaacaacaacataataataataataataataataataataataataataataataataatcaacaatcagcacaacaacaatcagcAGGTATtttatcacaacaacaagaacaacaactcGAAGAAATGATGTGTGGTGGTGCCTATGATGATGAACAATACGACTTGAACAATCAACCATTACCAGATGAAACCAATGTATCATTATACGATTTAGTAAGCCAAGAGGATCCAACCAAATTATTTGGTGAAGGTTCCACTAAAATTGGTGAAGGTGCAGCTGGTGAAGTATTTGTTGTCACTCAATTAAAGACAAACAACAAGGTTGCCATCAAAAAGATGCCATTGAATCAACAAAATATGAAATTGATAGTCACTGAAATTGGTATTATGAAATCTTGTAGACATCAAAATATCATTGATTATATCGACAGTTATTTAGTTGGTGACTCACTTTGGGTCGCTATGGAATTTATGGGTGGTGGTTGTTTAACTGAAATTTTAGAACAATTTAATTCTGTCAAATTAGTTGAAGCTCAAATTGCTTATGTTTGTGCTGaa acATTAAAAGGTCTTGCATATATTCATAGTCAACATAGAATTCATAGAGATATTAAGagtgataatattttattaggtTCAGATGGTAGTGTTAAATTGGCAGATTTTGGTTATGCTGCGCAATTAACAAAATCCAAACAAAAGAGAGTTACAATCGTAGGTACACCATATTGGATGGCACCAGAGTTAATTAGAGGTCAAAACTATGATAGAAAAGTTGATATTTGGAGTTTGGGTATTATGGCTATGGAAATGGCAGAATCTGAACCACCATATATGTCATTCCCACCACTTCGTGCTCTCTTTTTAATTACCACCAAAGGTATACCCGACTTAAAAGATCAAAACAAATGGTCAGATGACTTTAAAGATTTTGTAAAGAAATGTTTAGATAAAGATGTAGAAAATAGACCTGAAgcaaaagttttattaaatcatccTTTCTTAAAGACTGCCTGTAATAGTAATGGTTTAGTACCAGCAATAATGGAAGCTAAAAAAGCTAAAGAAGCTCATagtaaattttcaattcattaa
- the eIF6 gene encoding eukaryotic translation initiation factor 6: MATRLQYENSCDVGVFLKLTNKYCLVGQCGSKQFLHTVENRLADHIPVVETSIAGTRIVGRLSAGNKNGLLLPNTCTDQELQQIRNSLPDDVVVQRIEEKFSALGNCIATNDYVALVHPDIDRETEEIIADVLGVEVFRQTVSGNVLVGTYCALTNQGALVHPMTSIADQDELSSLLQVPLVAGTVNRGNECVAAGCVVNDWTAIVGADTTATEISVIESIFALQGSKPSNIINNIRNSIVDNV; the protein is encoded by the exons atggctacaa gATTACAATATGAAAACAGTTGCGATGttggtgtttttttaaaattaacaaataaatattgtcTTGTTGGACAATGTGGAAGTAAACAATTTTTACATACAGTAGAGAATAGATTAGCAGATCATATTCCAGTTGTAGAGACAAGTATTGCAGGTACACGTATTGTTGGTCGTTTATCAGCAGGAAATAAgaatggtttattattaccaaatacATGTACCGATCAAGAATTACAACAAATTAGAAACTCATTACCAGATGATGTCGTAGTACAAAGAATTGAAGAGAAATTCTCAGCATTGGGTAACTGTATCGCCACAAATGATTATGTTGCATTGGTACACCCAGATATCGATAGAGAGACCGAAGAGATCATTGCAGATGTTTTAGGTGTTGAAGTTTTCAGACAAACCGTCTCTGGTAATGTTTTAGTTGGTACCTATTGTGCTCTCACAAATCAAGGTGCTCTCGTTCATCCAATGACCTCAATCGCCGATCAAGATGAGTTATCATCACTCCTTCAAGTTCCTTTAGTCGCTGGTACCGTCAATCGTGGTAATGAATGTGTTGCCGCTGGTTGTGTAGTTAATGATTGGACTGCCATCGTTGGTGCTGATACCACTGCCACTGAAATCTCTGTCATTGAATCTATCTTTGCTCTTCAAGGCTCTAAACCATCaaacattattaataatattagaaattcaattgttgataatgtataa
- a CDS encoding RapGAP/RanGAP domain-containing protein, with amino-acid sequence MDSFQSFGLCENALEFNLEVELPDHTFKQYQLHSRLTVDKIKSIILLDQPTLKKHSPSDYVILVDGEKIEIDFQRFIVSHPRITEILEQEPQIKIKLISKQQLLLQSNAPPAPLSPNSQAISNQKQQDQLNINVKVADLKLSLEKSPMVNRIASGGRPMLIEQHSPTKGKKDEEKTTKDRSLSEKSTNSKLKVDRPDKLTKSSDSVFFNNNGNGNITTSSPTTSNSTTTTTTTTTTTTTTTTTTSSSSSPNGTSQSSPSNSGFFSFGSPKIKSFLVNTFDQKRRSLSHKQKSSDDLSFSSIHVGATIRPKTQEYQQQVLKGAIESNLLNPSQNNNSNNNNSSGANSNTSSSSSTSNSSRSSLEMIIDNNNVGGSISSGFVKDYSLIQVSKGFTIESLRNNLTLPLIVSSGQLELNPLITDESWYCKYFYGNEHWNYIGEDSKNGIFIVSIFKESDSQSTASTASSSPSPSSSSINLHNSSGDQCNNSNNNNNNNNNNNNNNNNNNNNNNNNNNNNNNNNNNNNNNNNNNNNNNNNNNNNNNNNNSNIPIVITTAITEQQQTKEKKLNFVVLIRTKNCDIFTKTRIKGQFALFLGNSKPPVKDIVQSIIPDMSCKWIKLVKNQEIQKNLKSFEERQRVKSFKFGILYCAPGQVDEESMFCNQNGSEGFNHFLEFIGDRIQLSGWKNYRGGLDVKQDSNSTGTHSIYKQYHSFEIMFHVATLLPFNPLDKQQVDKKRHLGNDIVLIIYKEGDQLFDPKVMKSDFNHVFIVISPIVNDKSKIKKYKISIVYKDGVESSTPYLVNPSIWEESSEFREFLLSKLINSECSSYEAPSFKIKIQRTRVALLKDMNTTYLNPE; translated from the exons ATGGATAGTTTTCAGTCATTTGGATTATGTGAAAATGctttagaatttaatttagaGGTTGAATTACCAGATCATACATTTAAACAATATCAATTACATTCTAGGTTGACCGTTGATAAAATAAag tcaattatattattagatCAACCAACACTTAAAAAACATTCACCAAGTGATTATGTAATTTTAGTTGATGGtgaaaaaatagaaattgattttcaaaGGTTCATAGTGTCACATCCAAGAATTACAGAGATTTTAGAACAAGAaccacaaataaaaataaaattaatttcaaaacaacaattattattacaatcaaATGCACCACCAGCACCACTTTCACCAAATTCACAAgcaatttcaaatcaaaaacaacaagatCAATT aaacATAAATGTAAAAGTAgcagatttaaaattatcattagaGAAATCACCAATGGTTAATAGAATAGCAAGTGGTGGAAGACCAATGTTAATTGAACAACATTCACCAACAAAAGGTAAAAAAGATGAAGAGAAAACAACAAAAGATAGATCATTATCAGAGAAATCTACAAATagtaaattaaaagttgataGACCTgataaattaacaaaatcATCAGATAgtgtattttttaataataatggtaatggtaatataACAACAAGTTCACCAACAacttcaaattcaacaaccactacaacaacaacaaccactacaactactactacaactactacaacttcatcatcatcatcaccaaatggAACATCacaatcatcaccatcaaataGTGGATTCTTTTCATTTGGATCACCAAAGATCAAATCATTTTTAGTTAATACATTTGATCAAAAGAGAAGATCACTTTCACATAAACAAAAATCGTCAgatgatttatcattttcatcaattcATGTTGGTGCAACAATTCGTCCAAAAACTCAagaatatcaacaacaagttTTAAAAGGTGCAATTGAATCTAATCTTTTAAATCCATCACagaataacaatagtaataataataatagttctGGTGCAAATTCAAATACAAGTTCAAGTAGTAGTAcaagtaatagtagtagatCAAGTTTAGAGatgataattgataataataatgttggtGGTAGTATAAGTAGTGGATTTGTTAAAGATTATAGTTTAATTCAAGTCTCTAAAGGATTTACAATTGAATCACTTAGAAATAACCTAACATTACCATTAATTGTTAGTAGTGGTCAATTAGAATTGAATCCATTGATAACTGATGAAAGTTGGtattgtaaatatttttatggAAATGAACATTGGAATTATATAGGTGAAGACTCTAAAAATGGTATATTCATAGTTTCAATCTTTAAAGAGAGTGATAGTCAATCCACTGCTTCAACTGCTTCATCTTCCCCTTCaccttcttcttcatctatAAATCTACataatagtagtggtgatcaatgtaataatagtaataataataataataataataataataataataataataataataataataataataataataataataataataataataataataataataataataataataataataataataataataataataataataataataataataataataataataataataataattcaaatatacCGATTGTTATAACAACAGCAATAAcggaacaacaacaaacaaaagaaaagaaattaaattttgtagTATTAATTAGAACAAAGAATTGTGATATTTTTACAAAGACAAGAATTAAAGGTCAATTTGCATTATTTTTAGGTAATTCAAAACCACCAGTTAAGGATATTGTTCAATCTATAATACCAGATATGTCATGTAAATGGATTAAGTTGGTAAAGAATCAAGAGattcaaaagaatttaaaatcatttgaagaGAGACAAAGagttaaaagttttaaatttggtataTTGTATTGTGCACCTGGCCAAGTTGATGAGGAATCAATGTTTTGTAATCAAAATGGGTCAGAGGGATTTAATCActttttagaatttattgGTGATCGTATACAATTATCTGGTTGGAAAAATTATAGAGGTGGTTTAGACGTTAAACAagattcaaattcaactgGTACTCATTCAATCTATAAACAATATCATTCCTTTGAAATCATGTTTCACGTTGCAACTTTGTTACCTTTTAATCCATTAGATAAACAACAAGTTGATAAAAAAAGACATCTTGGTAATGatatagttttaataatttataaagaaGGTGATCAATTATTTGATCCAAAAGTTATGAAATCTGATTTTAATc atgtatttattgtaatttcaCCAATAGttaatgataaatcaaaaattaaaaaatataaaatttcaatagtTTATAAAGATGGTGTTGAAAGTTCAACACCATATTTAGTGAACCCTTCGATTTGGGAAGAATCATCAGAGTTTAgagaatttttattaagtaaattaattaattctgaaTGTTCTTCTTATGAAGCTccaagttttaaaattaaaattcaaagaaCAAGAGTAgctttattaaaagatatgAATACAACTTATTTAAATCCGGAATAA
- the mrt4 gene encoding mRNA turnover protein 4, translated as MVKSKRNVVVNMTKVTKNPGEKKKKLVSTIKDIVDQYKFIYLFTFENMRNNKLKSVRTEWSTSKFLFGKNKVLSVGLGKSEEDELKPNLHKLTEHLEGECGLFFTNEPKDKVFEYFTNYSEKDFPRSGFVSEETITIKEGPIVGMTHSMETYLRGLGLPTTLKNGVIFVDREYTLCEAGVAVTPEQSQLLKLFNHEISEFKFHIKGFWNEDEFTLCEEESQEE; from the exons atggTAAAATCAAAGAGAAATGTTGTCGTTAATATGACTAAAGTTACAAAGAATCCAggtgaaaagaaaaagaagttaGTCAGCACCATCAAAGATATCGTTGatcaatataaatttatttatttgtttacgTTTGAAAATAtgagaaataataaattaaaatcagtTAGAACAGAATGGTCAACAAGTAAATTCCtttttggtaaaaataaagttttatcCGTTGGTTTAGGTAAAAgtgaagaagatgaattaaaaccaaatttaCATAAACTTACTGAa caTCTTGAAGGTGAATGTGGTTTATTCTTTACAAATGAACCAAAAGATAAagtatttgaatattttacaaattattcAGAAAAAGATTTCCCAAGATCAGGTTTTGTTTCAGAAGAAACCATCACAATTAAAGAAGGTCCAATCGTTGGTATGACTCATTCAATGGAAACTTATTTAAGAGGTTTAGGTTTACCAACAACTTTAAAGAATGGTGTTATTTTTGTTGATAGAGAATATACTTTATGTGAAGCCGGTGTTGCTGTCACACCAGAACAATCTcaacttttaaaacttttcaaTCATGAAATTTCCGAATTTAAATTCCACATTAAAGGTTTTTGGAATGAAGATGAATTCACTTTATGTGAAGAAGAATCTCAAGAagaataa
- the mettl1 gene encoding tRNA -methyltransferase (Similar to guanine-N7-) produces the protein MVYQKQEPKKKKAIKPYHRIKAHANPASDYNFYYPTGPESYDWTKNYPQQAMNEKKVEIADVGCGYGGLLISLSSLFPERLSVGMELRDKVVQYVEERIDKLREKHVGQFQNISVIRTNAMKYLPNYFEKGQLQKIFFLFPDPHFKKATHKRRIISPTLLSEYAYILAPGAYAYFISDVEELYLWMFEHFKNHPLFEQVERDIAENDSCIPLIVNSTEEGRKVNRIDGKKWFAVFRRITDPSKKDLTFKNYTLTSPKEIDSTTTTTTSTATITEVESK, from the exons atGGTCTATCAAAAACaagaaccaaaaaaaaagaaggcAATTAAGCCATATCATAGAATTAAAGCACATGCAAATCCAGCATCAGATTATAACTTTTATTA tccaACTGGACCAGAATCATATGATTGGACAAAGAATTATCCACAACAAGcaatgaatgaaaaaaaagttgaaattgCAGATGTTGGATGCGGATATGGTGGATTATTAATTagtttatcatcattatttccAGAAAGATTAAGTGTTGGTATGGAACTTAGAGACAAGGTTGTACAATATGTTGAGGAACGTATTGATAAATTACGTGAGAAACATGTTggtcaatttcaaaatatcaGTGTCATTAGAACCAATGCAATGAAATATTTACCAAACTATTTTGAAAAAGGTCAATtacaaaagatatttttccTTTTTCCAGACccacattttaaaaaagcaaCACATAAACGTCGTATCATTTCACCAACATTACTCTCTGAATATGCATACATTTTGGCACCAGGTGCCTATGCATACTTTATTAGTGACGTTGAAGAACTTTATCTCTGGATGTTTGAACATTTCAAAAATCATCCACTCTTTGAACAAGTTGAAAGAGATATCGCTGAAAATGATTCTTGTATTcctttaattgtaaattcaaCTGAAGAAGGTAGAAAAGTCAATCGTATCGATGGTAAAAAATGGTTTGCCGTTTTTAGACGTATAACCGATCCttcaaaaaaagatttaacttttaaaaattatactTTAACTTCaccaaaagaaattgattcaactacaacaactacaacttcaACTGCCACTATTACTGAAGTagaatcaaaataa
- a CDS encoding armadillo repeat-containing protein: protein MGKFTSSKKTYRVDPLGLNLPNNGFDNEELDTADNLSGIVAGGVVGATTDGNLIMNEDLSQSITDPIKLLDLISSSETVERDFAFRTISEFVLENESFTQELIKPENIRKIITRLVEPDVQIRVSVIGTFRNLTVVKEDICETLINLDILTPLLSNFVQGINFIKTLNEKDMKQQKSIETQHVLIQAVALINNLCEVSDKGFSIVSKECKSILTTLFEVLINNSIFMPELIMNISEFLTVVTDDNNELNATINNELMLQLFNIIKDSTTMNIRLKTLISTIILNIGQLYNKELVIQNITPILLSTFQFNSISTLNSDLLKSLNSAKDAKLKYDQLVAEQTDDNNNNNNDEKMGMDENSNNNNNDNNIEEPIDESKPITSTVDETIKKTPKNIIKNAAADLVQECEKQFKNQNEEWKDSLLAQQSAIELFVNIVSDAQQQQPDDSNPYDDDDDKFLDIEDGETEQSQQILSNISKFIISTPLCQYLIELLNSIVNFDSTEFGKLNIELLPNISSIRILQKRAMTCLSNLLITFIPKEENVQKILWDLLMKIANKSFTTNDIDIIEMTTSSLWSIMRTNSNIGFTTEIEIKNLVELAIKSPNSIKTNLIGIIGIAGQKPYCQNILKEVAMFLLQCLNKDLPADIISESLNSIFDIYAEPNVNNIVKEVSLIQHLDAFVPIIRNKIKTDKKKLDRALLDRLDESRINLSRFITYKKSQK from the exons atggGTAAATTTacatcatcaaaaaaaaccTATAGAGTTGACCCATTAGGATTGAATTTACCAAATAATGGTTTTGACAATGAAGAACTCGATACAGCAGATAATCTTAGTGGTATAGTTGcaggtggtgttgttggAGCAACAACCGatggtaatttaattatgAATGAAGATTTATCACAATCAATTACAGATCCAATcaaattattagatttaatttcaaGTTCAGAAACTGTTGAAAGAGATTTTGCATTTAGAACAATCTCTGAATTCGTTTTAGAGAATGAATCTTTTActcaagaattaattaaacctGAAAATATTCGTAAAATTATTACTCGTTTAGTTGAACCAGATGTTCAAATTCGTGTTTCTGTAATTGGTACTTTTag AAATTTAACAGTTGTCAAAGAGGATATTTGTGaaacattaattaatttagatATTCTTACcccattattatcaaattttgtTCAaggtattaattttattaaaacattaaatgaaaaagatatgaaacaacaaaaatcaattgaaactcAACATGTTTTAATTCAAGCAGTtgcattaattaataatttatg tgaAGTTTCAGACAAAGGATTTTCAATTGTATCAAAAGAATGTAAAAGTATTTTGACAACATTATTTgaagttttaataaataatagtatttttATGCCAGagttaataatgaatatatCAGAATTTTTAACAGTTGTAacagatgataataatgaattaaatgcaaccataaataatgaattaatgttacaattatttaatatcattaaagATTCAACAACAATGAATATTAGATTAAAGACATTAATTTCAACcatcattttaaatattggtcaattatataataaagaattggtaattcaaaatattacACCAATCTTATTAAGTACTTtccaatttaattcaatttcaactttaaattcagatttattaaaatcattaaatagtGCAAAAGAtgcaaaattaaaatatgatcAATTAGTTGCTGAACAAacagatgataataataataataataatgatgaaaagaTGGGTATGGatgaaaatagtaataataataataatgataataatatagaagAACCAATTGATGAATCAAAACCAATTACTTCAACAGTTGatgaaactattaaaaaaacaccaaaaaatataattaaaaatgcaGCTGCTGATTTAGTTCAAGAATgtgaaaaacaatttaaaaatcaaaatgaagAATGGAAAGATTCATTACTCGCTCAACAATCTGCTATTGAATTGTTTGTAAATATTGTATCAGAtgctcaacaacaacaaccagaTGACTCAAATccatatgatgatgatgatgataaattctTGGATATTGAAGATGGTGAAACTGAACAATCTCaacaaattttatcaaatatttctaaatttataatttcaactCCATTATGTCAAtat ttaattgaattattaaatagtaTAGTTAATTTTGATTCAACTGAATttggaaaattaaatattgaactTTTACCAAATATTTCATCAATTAGAATTCTTCAAAAAAGAGCAATGACATGTTTatcaaatcttttaattacttttattccaaaagaagaaaatgtTCAAAAGATTCTTTGGGatcttttaatgaaaattgcaaataaatcatttacaacaaatgatattgatatcATTGAAATGACAACAAGTTCACTTTGGTCAATTATGagaacaaattcaaatattggtTTT acaacagaaattgaaattaaaaatttagtaGAATTAGCAATTAaatcaccaaattcaattaaaaccaatttaattggtattattggtattgcAGGTCAAAAACCATATTgtcaaaatatattaaaagagGTTGCAATGTTTTTATTACAATGTTTAAACAAAGATTTACCAGCAGATATTATTTCAgaatctttaaattcaatttttgatatttatgCTGAACCAAATGTAAACAATATCGTTAAAGAAGTTTCATTAATTCAACATTTAGATGCATTTGTTCCAAtaattagaaataaaattaaaactgataaaaagaaattagataGAGCTTTATTAGATCGTTTAGATGAATCcagaattaatttatcaagatTTATTACTTATAAAAAAtctcaaaaataa
- a CDS encoding thioesterase superfamily protein yields MTGNNDNNNINKISDTLNEKIHNAFKGVLDHKGFSVNLLKLLKLNKIGYGFIEFEVTVAKEHTNTLDGLHGGASATLMDGIGAFSYLCTQENQKELTFGVTVNMNINYITGATIGDKIIIKAQVEKLTKTLCFTKVTIEKADDSSLISTAQIIYKVPPKFYSKL; encoded by the coding sequence ATGACTGGCAAtaacgataataataatattaataaaatcagTGATACATTAAATGAAAAGATTCATAATGCATTCAAAGGAGTGTTAGACCATAAAGGATTTAGTGtaaatttgttaaaattattaaaattgaataaaattgGGTATGGTTTCATTGAATTTGAAGTAACAGTAGCTAAAGAACATACAAATACACTAGATGGATTACATGGTGGTGCATCGGCAACTTTAATGGATGGAATTGGAGCATTTTCTTATTTATGTACACAAGAGAATCAAAAGGAATTAACTTTTGGTGTTACAGTAAATatgaatataaattatatcaCTGGTGCAACAATTggtgataaaattattattaaagctcaagttgaaaaattaacaaaaactTTATGTTTCACTAAAGTTACAATTGAAAAAGCTGATGATTCCTCTTTAATCTCAACAGCTCAAATCATTTATAAAGTACCAccaaaattttattcaaaacTTTAA